Below is a genomic region from Actinomadura sp. NAK00032.
CGCGCAGCCGGGCTTTGGCGAGGCATTCCGGGCCCATGTAGCGGCGGGCCTCGGTCCATTCGTCGGTCTGCTCCATCAGCACCGCGCCGACCAGGCGGACGATCGCGGCCCGGTCGGGGAAGATCCCGACCACGTCGGTGCGCCTGCGGATCTCCTTGTTCAGGCGCTCCTGCGGGTTGTTGGACCAGATCTGCCGCCAGAGCTGGCGCGGGAAGCCGGTGAAGGCCAGCAGATCGGGTCTGGCCTGGTCCAGGTGCTCGGCCGCGTCGGGGTGCTTGGCCTCCAGCGAGGCGACGACCCGTGCGTGCTGGGCATGGACCTCCTCGGCGGCGGGCTGGTCGAAGATGGTCCGCACCAGCGTCGCCACCCACGGCTGCGCCGACTTGGGCACCCTGGTCAGCAGGTTGCGCAGGTAGTGCGTCCGGCACCGCTGCCAGCCCGCGCCCGGCAGCGTCGACCCGATCGCCTCGACCAGGCCCCGATGCGCATCGGAGATCACCATCTGGACGCCCGACAGGCCGCGCGCGACGAGCCCGCGCAGGAAGGCGAGCCAGCCGGCTCCGTCCTCGGCCGAAGTGACCTCGACCCCGAGGATCTCGCGGTGCCCGTCGGCGTTGACCCCGGTGGCCACCAGCACATGCACGTTCACGATCCGGCCGCCCTCACGGACCTTCTGAGTCAGGGCGTCCACCCACACGAACGCATACGGGCCGCTCTCCAACGGCCGGTTCCGGAACGCCGCCACCTGCGCGTCCAGCACCTTGGACATCTCCGACACCTGGCTTTTGGAGATGCCCTTGATGCCCATTTGCTCCACCAGCTTGTCCACCCTGCGCGTCGACACCCCCAGGAGATAGGAGGTGGCCACCACCGAGACCAGGGCCTGCTCGGCCCGGCGACGCCGCTCCAGCAGCCACTCGGGGAAGTAGGACCCCGACCGCAGCTTCGGGATCGCCAACTCCACGGTGCCGGCGCGGGTGTCCCAGTCCCGGACCCGGTAGCCGTTGCGGCGGTTCACCCGGTCCTCTGAGCGGGTCCCGTAGTCGGCGCCGCAGACCGCGTCCGCCTCCGCCGACATGAGGGCCTCGGCCATCGTCTTGACCATCGACCGCAACACATCGGGCTCACACACCCCGATCTGCTCGGCCAGCCACCCCGCAGGGTCCACACTGTTGTCCACGGCCATCGCGTTCCTCTCCTTCTGATCTTGGTCGATTCGAAGGATCACGCGATGGCCGTCTCACGTCACGACGCCACGCCCTCTGACCAGGTCAAACTCATACACCACCTCCGTGGACGCAACCCCCGTCGAACCCCACCGCCTCCAGATGCCGCAGGACCCCGTGCACGGCAGGACTGTGCGCCCCGAGCGGCCTCCGCACCGTCTCCCCGACCCGCACCACGCCCTCCGACACGTCCCCACCGGAGAGCGGAACCTCAAAGTCCACTGCCACAGCACCCAAAGATAGAACCCGGAACACCCCCCACGCTCCGCTCACGCGTGGTAGCGGCGTTATAGATGTGGAGCTGGAGGACCCGCACCCTTACACTGTGTCCCGGCGTCCCGCCGGGCGCCGGGCGCCCGTAGCTCAGCTGGACAGAGCATCGGACTTCTAATCCGACGGTCGCGGGTTCGAATCCTGCCGGGCGCGCCATCTTGACCAGCCGATCAAGGCCCTGACCTGCGAGGACGTCTCTTGCGCCGGTTCGGCCGGATGCAGCCGAAGGCAGTCGCGCGGCACTGTTCCCGGAATATACGCGGAATGACTCGGGCCGCGTTTGCCCAGGTCAGCACGCAAGACAAGAGAGGCCCCGGAACACTCCGGAGCCCCTCCACCGCAGTTGCCGATCATGCCAACGCGTCCTCGATGCGCTGGTTGGCGACGTCTCGTTGCCCGTCTATGCACTTAGCGTAAACGCGCAACATTACGTCGACCCCGTGGCCAGCGCGTTCGGCCGCCTCAGGCGCATGGACGCCAGCGTTGAGCCAGAGCGACACCGCCGCATGGCGAAGGTCATACGGCCGCGCGGCCAACGGGGACTCGACCTGATCGGGAGTGAGGGCCAGGGCGCGAGCCTGCTTCCAGACTTGCGCGTAGGCCGAGCCGGAGAACGACCGGCCGCCATTGGTGACGAACAACCGCCCGTCCTTGGCCGTCCCGAAGGCGTCGAGGTGCTCCCGGAGAATCGCCACCAGCTCAGGCGGGACGGGGACCGGCCGGACGAGGTCATCGTCCCGATGCTTGAGACCCCGATCATCGAAGGTCTCCCCCGAGTCGGTGTATCGCTT
It encodes:
- a CDS encoding IS256 family transposase — protein: MAVDNSVDPAGWLAEQIGVCEPDVLRSMVKTMAEALMSAEADAVCGADYGTRSEDRVNRRNGYRVRDWDTRAGTVELAIPKLRSGSYFPEWLLERRRRAEQALVSVVATSYLLGVSTRRVDKLVEQMGIKGISKSQVSEMSKVLDAQVAAFRNRPLESGPYAFVWVDALTQKVREGGRIVNVHVLVATGVNADGHREILGVEVTSAEDGAGWLAFLRGLVARGLSGVQMVISDAHRGLVEAIGSTLPGAGWQRCRTHYLRNLLTRVPKSAQPWVATLVRTIFDQPAAEEVHAQHARVVASLEAKHPDAAEHLDQARPDLLAFTGFPRQLWRQIWSNNPQERLNKEIRRRTDVVGIFPDRAAIVRLVGAVLMEQTDEWTEARRYMGPECLAKARLRVIDGTTPDPATEQQELTA
- a CDS encoding tyrosine-type recombinase/integrase, producing the protein MKWRPPKQNGAVDRRVVVNPAQARELLTAVSYVGRSRGPRLRAMFACMYFAGLRPAEAAGLRRHDCELPATGWGLITLKKTRPQTNKRYTDSGETFDDRGLKHRDDDLVRPVPVPPELVAILREHLDAFGTAKDGRLFVTNGGRSFSGSAYAQVWKQARALALTPDQVESPLAARPYDLRHAAVSLWLNAGVHAPEAAERAGHGVDVMLRVYAKCIDGQRDVANQRIEDALA